One window of the Labilibaculum sp. genome contains the following:
- a CDS encoding TlpA disulfide reductase family protein, protein MKTIKLGLILFSFLFSLSTFAETLKPAEGKDIKEGYEIGDRLPDIVAKSIAGNDIKLSSLEGKLVLVDFWASWCPPCRAENPRIVDAYNKFKDASFKNGKGFTIYSFSLDTKQANWKAAITKDKLEWDYHVSELKGWHSPTSNKFGINSIPSNFLIDGNGIILAKNLRGEKLELILQYYQKK, encoded by the coding sequence ATGAAAACAATAAAATTAGGCTTGATATTATTTTCCTTTCTTTTTTCCTTATCCACTTTTGCAGAAACATTAAAACCTGCTGAAGGAAAAGATATAAAAGAAGGCTATGAAATTGGTGACAGGCTACCGGATATTGTAGCAAAATCAATCGCCGGAAACGACATAAAACTAAGCTCGTTGGAAGGCAAATTGGTTTTAGTCGACTTTTGGGCTTCATGGTGCCCTCCTTGCCGTGCAGAAAACCCCAGAATTGTAGATGCTTACAATAAATTTAAAGACGCCAGCTTTAAAAATGGCAAAGGCTTTACAATTTATAGTTTTTCTCTTGATACCAAACAAGCTAATTGGAAAGCAGCAATAACTAAAGATAAACTTGAGTGGGATTACCATGTTAGCGAACTTAAGGGTTGGCACTCTCCTACATCAAACAAATTTGGCATTAACTCGATCCCGTCCAATTTTTTAATTGATGGAAATGGAATCATTTTAGCGAAAAACCTTAGAGGTGAAAAACTAGAATTAATCCTTCAATACTATCAAAAAAAGTAA